A window from gamma proteobacterium SS-5 encodes these proteins:
- a CDS encoding aspartate kinase: MTDFIVCKFGGSSVADAQQIEKVRQIVKEDGRRRYIVVSAPGRSRPDEQKVTDHLLNIATYGSHFRELRPTITPDGSRRAVLDKFGHILRELKLDGAEIIQALTRDLDTELEDERRSAFLASRGEHYNARIIAAYFSQCQMPARALLPEEFGLLVSPDYLDAKVLERAYDNIAGVDIEGFIAVIPGFYGVTEGGDVAVFSRGGSDLSGGEIAYAIDALTYENWTDVSGVFDADPGVIPEARAIPRLTFKEIRLLSSKGFNVFHFNAMQRCKQRKIPINIRNTNRPQEPGTLILNERVPEEGIVGIARLDNMAAIYLEKDTLGEEVGFTAALLTIFQEFSINTYYYPTDKDDIAVLVSQDDLTGTINDLRRRIDRHLKPDHMSVEYNLAVLTLVGAGLKGNSFPIADALGALAEAHIPIAMIDQSPSQLCFHIGVSQAVADDATRILYKRLIEGTE, encoded by the coding sequence ATGACTGATTTCATTGTATGCAAATTCGGCGGCAGCTCGGTTGCCGACGCCCAACAGATCGAAAAGGTACGCCAGATCGTCAAGGAGGATGGGCGGCGGCGCTATATCGTTGTCTCCGCCCCCGGACGCAGTCGGCCCGACGAGCAGAAGGTGACCGACCACCTGCTCAATATCGCCACCTACGGCAGCCATTTCCGCGAGCTGCGCCCAACCATCACCCCGGACGGCAGCCGCCGCGCCGTGCTGGACAAGTTCGGCCACATCCTGCGGGAACTCAAGCTGGATGGCGCGGAGATCATCCAGGCCCTCACGCGGGATCTGGATACCGAGTTGGAGGACGAGCGGCGCAGCGCCTTTCTCGCCTCCCGTGGCGAGCATTACAACGCCCGCATCATCGCCGCCTATTTCAGCCAGTGTCAGATGCCGGCCCGCGCCCTGCTGCCGGAGGAATTCGGCCTGCTGGTAAGCCCGGACTACCTGGACGCCAAGGTGCTGGAGCGCGCCTACGACAACATCGCCGGGGTGGATATCGAGGGGTTCATTGCCGTGATCCCCGGTTTCTATGGCGTCACCGAGGGCGGAGATGTGGCGGTATTCTCCCGTGGCGGTTCGGACCTGAGCGGTGGCGAGATCGCCTATGCCATCGATGCCCTGACCTACGAGAACTGGACCGATGTCAGTGGCGTGTTCGATGCCGACCCCGGCGTCATCCCCGAGGCGCGGGCCATCCCCCGGCTGACCTTCAAGGAGATCCGCCTGCTCTCATCCAAGGGCTTCAATGTCTTTCATTTCAATGCCATGCAGCGTTGCAAACAGCGCAAGATCCCGATCAACATCCGCAACACCAACCGCCCCCAGGAGCCGGGCACCCTGATCCTCAACGAGCGTGTACCGGAAGAGGGCATTGTCGGCATCGCCCGGCTGGACAACATGGCCGCCATCTATCTGGAGAAGGACACCCTGGGCGAGGAGGTGGGCTTTACCGCCGCCCTGCTGACCATCTTTCAGGAATTCAGCATCAACACCTACTACTACCCCACCGACAAGGACGACATCGCCGTGCTGGTCAGTCAGGACGACCTCACCGGCACCATCAACGACCTGCGCCGACGCATCGACCGCCACCTCAAGCCCGATCACATGAGCGTGGAATACAACCTGGCCGTGCTCACCCTGGTGGGTGCCGGGCTCAAGGGCAACAGCTTTCCCATAGCCGATGCCCTGGGGGCCCTGGCCGAGGCGCATATCCCCATCGCCATGATCGACCAAAGCCCCTCGCAGCTGTGCTTTCACATAGGGGTCAGTCAGGCGGTGGCGGACGACGCCACGCGGATTCTCTACAAGCGCCTAATCGAGGGAACCGAGTGA
- a CDS encoding sodium:alanine symporter family protein, with amino-acid sequence MDTLAAWLWNPFLSFLYLQIGLLLLILTRFAAWRRLGAGLWRGTQASSGGPQHERHLGQGRAFLTALAATVGVGNWAGVSTAIHLGGPGALFWIWVSALAGMSMRMCSTWLAMRYQPEDHDSPLFATPMGYLERFMDQGRSWIPLAIAGQMLLLGLFSALIQSNSVAHAVEDQVGGSHLLVGLLLATGVAVVVLGGLRKIAEVSSVIVPLMVLLYLLAGLTILLSDLTATGAALAEVWHYAFQPYALGGGLAGYTVMQALQFGLSRGIFSHSSGLGTAPFTLASNTGDRRQNALLAAQVPVVDTLIICTVTGLVVLTQGDWQNLNGAYLTVQSFSAHFGEIGRLLLLGVLIFFAYTTVITWSYFAERCFNYLGFHQINRFRWLLIACVFIGPFFPVKLIWSTGDLLNGLILLLHLLPLLWLVIQHQDEIGPNLLGGRNR; translated from the coding sequence TTGGATACATTGGCTGCCTGGCTGTGGAACCCCTTCCTGAGCTTTCTCTACCTGCAAATCGGCCTGCTGCTGCTGATTCTCACCCGTTTTGCTGCCTGGCGCAGGCTGGGTGCTGGCCTCTGGCGCGGCACCCAAGCGTCCAGCGGCGGGCCGCAGCATGAGCGCCATCTCGGCCAGGGCCGCGCCTTTCTCACCGCCCTGGCGGCCACTGTGGGGGTGGGCAACTGGGCCGGGGTGAGTACCGCCATCCATCTGGGTGGGCCGGGGGCGTTGTTCTGGATCTGGGTCTCGGCCCTGGCCGGGATGAGCATGCGCATGTGCTCCACCTGGCTTGCCATGCGCTACCAGCCGGAGGACCATGACTCGCCCCTGTTCGCCACCCCCATGGGCTATCTGGAGCGCTTCATGGACCAGGGCCGCAGTTGGATCCCCCTGGCCATTGCCGGACAGATGCTGCTGCTGGGGCTGTTCAGCGCCCTGATCCAGTCCAACTCGGTGGCCCACGCGGTAGAGGATCAGGTGGGCGGCTCGCACCTGCTGGTAGGCCTGCTGCTGGCCACTGGGGTGGCGGTGGTGGTGCTGGGCGGGCTGCGCAAGATCGCCGAGGTCAGTTCGGTGATCGTGCCGCTGATGGTGCTGCTCTACCTGCTCGCCGGGCTGACCATACTGCTTAGCGACCTGACCGCCACCGGCGCTGCCCTGGCGGAGGTCTGGCATTATGCCTTCCAGCCCTATGCCCTGGGCGGCGGTCTGGCCGGTTATACGGTGATGCAGGCCCTGCAGTTTGGCCTATCCAGGGGCATCTTCTCCCATTCCTCCGGACTGGGCACGGCCCCCTTCACCCTGGCCTCAAACACCGGCGATAGACGCCAGAACGCCTTGCTGGCGGCCCAGGTGCCGGTGGTGGATACCCTGATCATCTGCACCGTTACCGGCCTGGTGGTACTCACCCAGGGCGACTGGCAGAACCTCAATGGGGCCTATCTGACGGTACAGTCCTTCTCCGCCCATTTTGGCGAGATCGGCCGCCTGCTGTTGCTTGGGGTGTTGATATTCTTTGCCTACACCACGGTGATCACCTGGTCTTACTTCGCCGAACGCTGTTTCAATTATCTGGGATTCCATCAGATCAACCGGTTTCGCTGGCTGCTGATTGCCTGCGTCTTCATCGGCCCCTTCTTTCCGGTCAAGCTGATCTGGTCCACTGGTGATCTGCTCAACGGCCTGATCCTGCTACTGCACCTGCTGCCCCTGCTCTGGCTGGTGATCCAGCACCAGGACGAGATCGGCCCCAACCTGCTCGGCGGCCGCAATCGCTGA
- a CDS encoding mechanosensitive ion channel family protein — MPNNPLTSLRCRIFSSLWPLLALLLLSGPLSAEATDPAKLLGLPAGEQAPADVVKAEAKPQVPEGLRSPRATMATFLEAMKGVKQEEEGQLEIAIGTLDLEHLNPMIQKERGTDLSWMLLEVLDRTRLVRMEYLPDWKEGEPFVFEEYPQGALTIARKADGRWLFSQDSLKRLPEIHRGLADKPVAYGIDQDLSKMPLHLKLRRAIPEPWRAQTFLLENWQWLGLLVIVGLGLLLDKFFSLALALAMRQWKSRTGNAQFKSLDDGMLRPWGLMIMAFVWWLGINLMGLPEDALLVLLVAVKFLAAFSSVWAAYRLVDLLAAHLMAYAGRTRSKLDDVLYPLIPKTLKVFITVVGIVFIADNMNIDVTGLLAGLGLAGMAFALAAKDMVQNLFGSVTVLLDRTFSVGDWIIIDGVEGTVEAIGFRSTRIRTFYNSKVTVPNSKFITASVDNMGERHYRRYSANLGLTYQTPPDRIEAFCEGIRELVRQHPYMRKDYYHVYFNGYGASSLDILVYVFWSVPNWGTELRERHRFLLDILRLAQRIGVDFAYPTQTLFMAQPSDPASSLEQLDQAAAFTQGQQQARELVDSTLGLGKRPPPAAF; from the coding sequence ATGCCAAACAACCCCTTGACCTCGCTCCGTTGCCGCATCTTCTCCTCCCTCTGGCCCCTGCTGGCCCTGCTGCTGCTCAGCGGCCCCCTGAGTGCCGAGGCCACGGACCCGGCCAAGCTGCTGGGCCTGCCCGCTGGCGAGCAGGCCCCGGCCGATGTGGTCAAGGCCGAGGCCAAGCCACAGGTGCCCGAGGGGCTGCGTAGCCCACGCGCCACCATGGCGACCTTCCTCGAAGCCATGAAAGGGGTGAAGCAGGAAGAGGAAGGACAGCTGGAGATCGCCATCGGTACCCTGGACCTGGAGCACCTCAATCCCATGATCCAGAAGGAGCGCGGCACCGATCTGTCCTGGATGCTGCTGGAGGTGCTGGACCGCACCCGCCTGGTGCGCATGGAATACCTGCCGGACTGGAAGGAGGGCGAGCCCTTCGTGTTCGAGGAATACCCCCAGGGAGCCCTGACCATCGCCCGCAAGGCCGACGGCCGCTGGCTGTTCAGCCAGGATAGTCTCAAGCGCCTGCCAGAGATCCATCGCGGCCTGGCGGACAAGCCGGTGGCCTACGGCATAGATCAGGACCTGTCGAAGATGCCCCTGCATCTGAAGCTGCGCCGGGCCATCCCCGAGCCCTGGCGGGCGCAGACCTTTCTGCTGGAGAACTGGCAGTGGCTGGGCCTGCTGGTGATCGTCGGCCTCGGCCTGCTGCTGGACAAGTTCTTCAGTCTGGCCCTGGCCCTGGCCATGCGCCAGTGGAAGTCACGCACCGGCAACGCCCAGTTCAAATCCCTCGATGACGGCATGTTGCGCCCCTGGGGGCTGATGATCATGGCCTTCGTCTGGTGGCTTGGCATCAACCTCATGGGCCTGCCCGAGGATGCCCTGCTGGTGCTGCTGGTGGCGGTCAAGTTCCTCGCTGCCTTCTCCAGCGTCTGGGCTGCCTACCGGCTGGTGGACCTGCTCGCCGCCCACCTCATGGCCTACGCCGGGCGCACCCGCAGCAAGCTCGACGACGTACTCTATCCGCTGATCCCCAAGACCCTGAAGGTGTTCATCACCGTGGTCGGCATCGTCTTCATTGCCGACAACATGAACATAGACGTCACTGGCCTGCTCGCCGGTCTGGGTCTGGCCGGCATGGCCTTCGCCCTGGCCGCCAAGGATATGGTGCAGAACCTGTTCGGCTCGGTTACCGTGCTGCTGGATCGCACCTTCTCGGTGGGTGACTGGATCATCATCGACGGCGTCGAGGGCACGGTGGAGGCGATTGGCTTTCGCAGCACCCGCATCCGTACCTTCTACAACTCGAAGGTGACGGTGCCCAACTCCAAGTTCATCACCGCCAGCGTGGACAACATGGGCGAGCGCCACTACCGGCGCTACTCCGCCAACCTGGGCCTGACCTACCAGACCCCGCCAGACCGGATCGAGGCCTTCTGCGAGGGCATCCGCGAGCTGGTGCGCCAGCATCCCTACATGCGTAAGGACTATTACCACGTCTATTTCAACGGCTACGGTGCCTCATCCCTGGATATCCTGGTCTATGTGTTCTGGTCTGTGCCCAATTGGGGCACCGAACTGCGCGAGCGCCACCGCTTTTTGCTGGATATACTGCGCCTGGCCCAGCGCATCGGGGTGGATTTCGCCTACCCGACCCAGACCCTGTTCATGGCCCAGCCGAGCGACCCGGCCAGCAGTCTGGAACAGCTGGATCAGGCGGCTGCCTTCACTCAGGGCCAGCAACAGGCCAGGGAGCTGGTGGATAGCACCCTGGGCCTGGGCAAGCGCCCGCCACCGGCGGCGTTTTAG
- a CDS encoding SEL1-like repeat protein, which yields MKSVVGLMALMLLGLAQVGLAEEELLLEDEPMQLGHRAYVSGDYRQAARIWTPLAEHGLPQAQFYLSNLYARGEGVEADPVAALAWLTRAASAGHAAAQFNLGNRHYQGLWVKQDFAQAREWWGRAAEQGLQQAAYNIAGLYYSGQGVEKNHAEALHWYRRAAEAGSLEAKVVLAKLEAGGEPPMAAPSETGPEPVPAISAPAKPQPQAKPKRPVVVGTPEDSAIWIKQQRPDHYTLQLYAANNLAAVVRFIRDLKAEDRLAVFGFARDDKPYFAVIQGSYPSFTEASAKADQLIGLSSWIRDFASIRGIMVE from the coding sequence ATGAAATCAGTTGTTGGCTTGATGGCCTTGATGCTGCTGGGCCTGGCTCAGGTCGGCCTGGCCGAAGAGGAGTTGCTGCTGGAGGACGAGCCCATGCAGCTGGGCCACCGGGCCTATGTCAGTGGTGATTACCGCCAGGCGGCGCGTATCTGGACCCCCCTGGCCGAGCATGGGCTGCCTCAGGCCCAGTTCTATCTGAGTAATCTCTACGCCCGTGGCGAGGGAGTCGAGGCCGACCCGGTGGCGGCCCTTGCCTGGCTGACCCGGGCGGCCAGCGCCGGTCATGCCGCAGCCCAGTTCAATCTGGGCAATCGCCATTACCAGGGGCTGTGGGTCAAGCAGGACTTTGCCCAGGCGCGGGAATGGTGGGGCAGGGCGGCGGAGCAGGGCCTGCAACAGGCCGCCTACAACATCGCCGGGCTGTATTACAGCGGCCAGGGGGTGGAGAAGAACCATGCCGAGGCCTTGCACTGGTACCGGCGCGCCGCCGAGGCCGGCTCGCTGGAGGCCAAGGTGGTACTGGCCAAACTGGAGGCCGGGGGCGAGCCGCCGATGGCCGCGCCGAGCGAGACCGGGCCTGAGCCGGTGCCTGCCATCTCAGCCCCAGCCAAGCCCCAGCCACAGGCAAAACCCAAGCGGCCGGTGGTGGTGGGCACGCCAGAGGATAGCGCTATCTGGATCAAGCAACAGCGGCCCGATCACTACACCCTGCAACTCTATGCCGCCAACAATCTGGCGGCGGTGGTGCGCTTTATCCGTGACCTCAAGGCCGAAGACCGCCTGGCGGTGTTCGGCTTCGCCCGCGACGACAAGCCCTATTTCGCCGTCATCCAAGGCAGTTACCCAAGCTTCACCGAGGCCAGCGCCAAGGCCGATCAACTCATCGGCCTATCCAGCTGGATCCGCGACTTCGCCAGCATCAGGGGCATCATGGTGGAATGA
- a CDS encoding PilZ domain-containing protein: protein MTEERRRFHRIHFDAPANLTLESSQIQSLILDCSLHGVMVKRHPDWQPRAGEQVGLQMPLTEEDGPAIQMQTEVMRISADSVGLSCQHIDLDSITRLRRLVELNLGDSSLLERDLEHLVEA from the coding sequence ATGACTGAAGAACGCCGCCGCTTTCACCGCATTCATTTCGACGCCCCGGCCAACCTGACCCTGGAGTCTAGCCAGATCCAATCCCTGATCCTGGATTGCAGTCTGCACGGGGTGATGGTCAAACGCCATCCGGACTGGCAGCCCCGCGCCGGGGAACAGGTCGGTCTGCAGATGCCCCTGACCGAGGAAGACGGCCCGGCGATCCAGATGCAGACCGAGGTCATGCGCATCTCGGCCGATAGCGTCGGCCTGAGCTGCCAGCACATCGACCTGGACAGCATCACCCGCCTGCGCCGCCTGGTGGAACTCAACCTGGGCGACAGCAGCTTGCTGGAACGGGACCTGGAACATTTGGTTGAGGCCTGA
- the mutL gene encoding DNA mismatch repair endonuclease MutL gives MSIQQLPEQLVNQIAAGEVIERPASVLKELVENSLDAGARRIQVQIEQGGARLIRVQDDGCGIPRDELALALSRHATSKISSLADLEGVLSMGFRGEALPSIASVSRLSLCSRAAGADSAWLIDGQSPARPAALPQGTLIEVRDLFYNTPARRKFLKAEKTEFGHIETLLKRLALARPQVRFDLQHNGRELFALAAAEDEQERSRRLGLLLGKGFVENSLAFEQQAAGLRLYGWLALPSFSRSQADMQFFYVNGRMVRDKLVTHAVRQGYQDVLYAGRHPAYVLFLEIDPAQVDVNVHPAKSEVRFRDSRLVHDFIFRTLHQVLADAGPGGASGQGSRAQSGPAPNTDPGPPTARPQAPPRPPLRPRPMPLQVAETARHYSASMGWQMPPARADGPAEAGGEMPPLGFALAQLHGVYILAQNATGLVLVDMHAAHERISYEQLKQRFEQQNVAVQPLLVPEPVAVSAAEADRCEAEADFLAQLGVQVDRIGAESLLVRALPALLRGADAAQLVRDLLADLMEFGSSRRLQEQGNRILATMACHGSVRANRRLSREEMNALLRDMERTERSGQCNHGRPTWVQLDMKALDGLFMRGQ, from the coding sequence ATGAGCATTCAGCAACTGCCCGAACAGCTGGTCAATCAGATCGCCGCCGGCGAGGTGATAGAGCGCCCGGCCTCGGTGCTCAAAGAGCTGGTGGAAAACAGCCTGGATGCCGGTGCCCGGCGCATTCAGGTGCAGATCGAACAGGGTGGTGCCCGCTTGATCCGGGTGCAGGATGACGGCTGCGGCATCCCCCGGGATGAGCTGGCCCTGGCCCTGAGCCGCCACGCCACCAGCAAGATCAGCAGCCTGGCCGACCTGGAGGGGGTGCTGAGCATGGGGTTTCGCGGCGAGGCCCTGCCCAGCATCGCCTCGGTATCCCGCCTCAGCCTGTGCTCCCGCGCGGCGGGGGCGGACAGTGCCTGGCTGATCGATGGCCAGTCGCCGGCACGACCGGCGGCCCTGCCCCAGGGTACCCTGATCGAGGTGCGTGACCTGTTCTACAACACCCCGGCGCGGCGCAAGTTCCTCAAGGCGGAAAAGACCGAATTCGGCCACATCGAGACCCTGCTCAAGCGCCTGGCCCTGGCCCGGCCGCAGGTGCGTTTCGACCTGCAACACAATGGCCGCGAGTTGTTTGCCCTGGCCGCAGCGGAGGACGAACAGGAGCGCAGTCGCCGCCTTGGCCTGCTGCTGGGCAAGGGCTTTGTGGAGAACAGCCTCGCCTTCGAGCAGCAGGCCGCCGGGCTGCGTCTGTACGGCTGGCTGGCCCTGCCCAGCTTCTCCCGCAGCCAGGCGGACATGCAATTCTTCTACGTCAACGGCCGCATGGTGCGCGACAAGCTGGTCACCCACGCCGTGCGCCAGGGTTATCAGGACGTGCTTTATGCAGGCCGTCACCCGGCCTATGTGCTGTTTCTGGAGATCGACCCGGCACAGGTGGATGTCAATGTGCATCCGGCCAAGAGCGAGGTACGCTTTCGCGACAGTCGGCTGGTGCATGATTTCATCTTTCGCACCCTGCATCAGGTACTGGCCGATGCCGGCCCTGGGGGCGCGTCGGGACAGGGCAGCAGGGCACAGTCCGGCCCCGCCCCAAACACCGATCCAGGCCCGCCGACCGCCAGGCCGCAGGCCCCGCCCCGGCCCCCCTTGCGGCCACGCCCCATGCCCCTGCAGGTGGCAGAGACCGCGCGCCACTACAGCGCCAGCATGGGCTGGCAGATGCCACCGGCCCGTGCAGATGGCCCCGCAGAGGCTGGGGGCGAGATGCCCCCCCTGGGCTTTGCCCTGGCCCAGCTGCACGGGGTCTATATCCTGGCGCAGAACGCCACCGGGCTGGTGCTGGTGGACATGCACGCGGCCCATGAGCGGATCAGCTACGAGCAGCTCAAGCAGCGCTTCGAGCAGCAGAATGTGGCCGTGCAGCCCCTGCTGGTACCGGAGCCGGTGGCGGTGAGTGCCGCCGAGGCAGACCGCTGCGAGGCCGAGGCCGACTTCCTGGCCCAGCTCGGCGTGCAGGTGGACCGCATCGGCGCGGAGAGCCTGCTGGTGCGCGCCCTGCCGGCCCTGCTGCGCGGGGCCGATGCCGCCCAGCTGGTGCGCGATCTGCTGGCCGATCTGATGGAGTTCGGCAGCAGCCGCCGCCTGCAGGAGCAGGGCAACCGCATCCTCGCCACCATGGCCTGCCACGGCTCGGTACGCGCCAATCGCCGTCTGAGCAGGGAAGAGATGAACGCCCTGCTGCGCGACATGGAGCGCACCGAGCGCAGCGGCCAGTGCAACCACGGCCGCCCCACCTGGGTACAGCTGGACATGAAGGCCCTGGACGGCTTGTTCATGCGCGGGCAGTGA
- a CDS encoding type II toxin-antitoxin system RelE/ParE family toxin, translated as MGYILSRAAEEDLINILLAGAQQFGFAQAEKYHQLLEKTFHYLAENPYVARQRIEMKPPVRVHPVGVHMVLYVRKESDDIFIVRVRHGREDWMPTDYADS; from the coding sequence ATGGGCTACATTCTCAGTCGTGCGGCAGAAGAAGACCTCATCAACATCTTGCTGGCTGGCGCGCAACAATTCGGCTTTGCTCAGGCAGAGAAATACCACCAGCTATTGGAAAAGACCTTTCACTACTTGGCTGAGAATCCCTATGTGGCCCGGCAACGAATTGAAATGAAGCCGCCTGTTCGAGTCCATCCGGTGGGTGTCCATATGGTCCTCTACGTCAGGAAAGAGTCGGACGATATTTTTATCGTCCGAGTAAGACACGGTCGGGAGGATTGGATGCCAACGGATTACGCCGATTCATGA
- a CDS encoding type II toxin-antitoxin system ParD family antitoxin, which translates to MATMNVSLPDEMRTWVANQAESGRYSNISDYVRDLIRKDQDKERKIKQMQALITEGLSSGEGSRSMSALLEEARAKYNDI; encoded by the coding sequence ATGGCCACTATGAATGTGTCGCTTCCCGACGAAATGCGCACCTGGGTTGCGAATCAAGCGGAATCCGGGAGATACAGCAATATCAGTGATTATGTGCGCGACCTGATTCGCAAAGATCAAGATAAGGAACGTAAAATCAAGCAGATGCAGGCATTGATTACAGAGGGACTCTCCAGTGGAGAGGGTAGTCGATCCATGAGTGCGCTACTTGAAGAAGCCCGCGCCAAGTACAACGATATCTGA